The genomic segment TCTTTTTGCTCAATGTACGCTCGATTGCATGCTATGTCGCTTACTTCCTGATTGCGGCTGCCGCCAGTGCGGCCGCCGTCTCCACAACTAACGACCAGAGACGCACCAGAAGCGCCAGCGCCGGTGCCACCGCGCCTACATACGGCGACAGAAGCGTCCCCAGCACCAGTTCACGCGGACCAAATCCACCCGGCGCAAAGATCATCACATATCCGATTTGGTACGCGCCATTGTAAATGCCGGCCGCCGCCACTACACCCGGGGACTGCTCCGGAAGCACCGCCAGCAAAAAGAACCAAAAGGCAATCCCCTGGGCGATCCAGCCGAGAAAGTAACCAACCAGGATGACCAGAGCAACTTTTTTGTCCAGGGTGAATTTGACCGGCGGCCGCCCGATTTTCACCAGGAGCCAGTTTCCCACTTTCAACAGGGGCTGTGGATACAGGACCAGCAGCGCGCAAAGCGCCAGGAGACCAATCACCATGAGCCAGGCGGAACCCCGTCCCAGAACCGCCACCTGCTCGGT from the Candidatus Zixiibacteriota bacterium genome contains:
- a CDS encoding lysylphosphatidylglycerol synthase transmembrane domain-containing protein, giving the protein MTFKKALIVAVKTALTAFVLYFVVRQVVVNWSEIRQQEWHFNYAYLLLSVLAALGSFAVFAATWRKIIAGFGHEVSAPMAFKISYLSNLARYIPGKVWQVFGMLYLAGQAGVTAEAAGASFVISEMFAIPASFLVFVLAAFVEPLVLTEQVAVLGRGSAWLMVIGLLALCALLVLYPQPLLKVGNWLLVKIGRPPVKFTLDKKVALVILVGYFLGWIAQGIAFWFFLLAVLPEQSPGVVAAAGIYNGAYQIGYVMIFAPGGFGPRELVLGTLLSPYVGAVAPALALLVRLWSLVVETAAALAAAAIRK